The following coding sequences are from one Salinicoccus sp. Bachu38 window:
- a CDS encoding DUF4064 domain-containing protein, with product MARKNYTQTVEPVSRIAEKIFGWLAWLGLLAITALLLFFSLVTMNDPAFVDNLRQQLETEFQNLAQQGQDLGAAPGEIANMAVGWLNNVWMIALYLAIPLILGLFGLLTMRRRILAGFLLLIAGILTAPLIAFVITGLIPLFFVIAAILLFVRKDRVITHDDDMEPLDDRRDATERRGDGIQNDRRGAPVDDAAYDRRRDMERDLEDNQVNRRGDDPVRRYEEDREKQRHADEIDERQRTGRDDDLEKTRTFRSLDDSDRGDRSGVVARDAQSDREGEYGSRGEDQDRYVDRNIDSQETTEPVIEEEYARRGGIGAERDDGSEITSDDESVNRRGEDYDYGATRERRDNVNRRNNDTL from the coding sequence ATGGCTAGAAAAAATTACACACAAACAGTAGAACCTGTCAGCCGGATTGCTGAAAAGATTTTTGGGTGGCTGGCCTGGCTCGGCCTGCTTGCGATTACCGCTTTGCTTCTATTCTTTTCACTGGTCACCATGAACGATCCTGCATTCGTTGATAATCTGAGACAGCAGCTTGAGACGGAATTCCAGAACTTGGCACAGCAGGGTCAGGATCTGGGGGCAGCTCCGGGGGAGATTGCCAACATGGCAGTCGGCTGGCTGAATAACGTCTGGATGATTGCCCTTTATCTTGCGATACCGTTGATTCTCGGGCTTTTCGGACTATTGACGATGCGCCGCAGAATACTTGCCGGATTCCTGCTCCTTATTGCAGGGATTCTGACTGCACCACTGATTGCATTCGTCATCACTGGACTGATTCCGCTATTCTTCGTCATTGCAGCGATTCTTCTGTTCGTCAGAAAAGATCGTGTCATCACCCATGATGACGACATGGAGCCGCTTGACGACAGAAGAGATGCCACCGAACGCCGTGGAGATGGCATCCAGAATGACAGACGTGGCGCACCAGTTGATGATGCAGCATACGATCGTCGCCGTGATATGGAAAGGGACCTGGAAGACAATCAGGTGAACCGCCGTGGAGACGATCCTGTCAGAAGGTATGAAGAGGACCGTGAAAAACAGCGGCATGCGGATGAAATTGATGAGAGGCAGCGTACCGGAAGGGACGATGACCTGGAAAAGACACGGACATTCCGTAGCCTGGACGATAGTGACAGAGGCGACCGTTCAGGTGTCGTCGCCCGCGATGCACAGTCGGACAGGGAAGGTGAATATGGTTCACGTGGTGAAGACCAAGACCGCTATGTCGACCGCAACATCGATTCACAGGAGACGACGGAACCGGTCATAGAAGAAGAGTATGCACGCCGGGGTGGTATCGGTGCTGAAAGGGATGATGGCAGCGAAATCACATCGGATGATGAATCAGTGAATCGCCGTGGAGAGGATTACGACTACGGTGCAACGAGAGAGCGACGGGATAATGTCAACCGCCGCAACAATGACACTCTGTAA
- a CDS encoding alpha-ketoacid dehydrogenase subunit beta, translating into MAEMTMIQAITDAMATELKNDENVLVFGEDVGVNGGVFRATEGLQKEFGEERVFDTPLAESGLASMGLGLTLEGFRPVVEIQFFGFVFEAMDGIAGQIARHRHRSGASKETPIVIRAPFGGGVHTPELHADSLEGLMAQTPGLKVVIPSTPTDAKGLLIEAIRSNDPVVFLEHMKLYRSFREDVPEEDYTVEIGKANVKREGEDITLIAYGAMVQEAIKAADALAEEDISAEVIDLRTVSPIDYDTLVESVEKTNRAVVIQEAQRQAGVSANVAAELSERAILSLESPIMRVTAPDTVYPFTQAEGIWLPNKDDIIERAKQVLDF; encoded by the coding sequence ATGGCAGAGATGACAATGATCCAGGCAATCACTGATGCGATGGCCACGGAATTGAAAAATGACGAGAATGTCCTCGTCTTCGGTGAAGACGTCGGTGTAAACGGCGGTGTATTCCGTGCGACTGAAGGTCTTCAGAAGGAATTTGGCGAAGAGCGCGTCTTCGACACGCCCCTTGCTGAGAGTGGACTCGCTTCAATGGGGCTTGGCCTCACACTTGAAGGCTTCCGTCCTGTTGTCGAAATCCAATTCTTCGGCTTCGTATTCGAAGCGATGGATGGCATCGCCGGTCAGATAGCACGCCATAGGCACCGTTCAGGGGCGAGCAAGGAGACACCGATCGTAATCCGTGCGCCATTCGGTGGCGGGGTACACACGCCGGAACTCCACGCAGACTCCCTTGAAGGCCTCATGGCACAGACACCGGGACTTAAAGTGGTCATCCCTTCCACTCCGACAGATGCGAAAGGCCTGCTCATCGAAGCGATTCGCTCCAACGATCCGGTCGTATTCCTCGAGCATATGAAACTTTACCGCTCATTCCGTGAAGATGTGCCGGAAGAGGATTACACTGTGGAAATCGGCAAGGCGAACGTCAAACGTGAAGGGGAAGACATTACCCTGATCGCCTATGGTGCGATGGTGCAGGAAGCAATCAAGGCAGCAGATGCATTGGCAGAAGAGGATATCTCTGCAGAAGTCATCGACTTGAGGACAGTGTCTCCGATTGATTATGACACGCTCGTTGAGTCCGTGGAGAAGACGAACCGGGCTGTGGTGATTCAGGAAGCTCAGCGCCAGGCGGGTGTTTCCGCGAATGTTGCCGCTGAACTTTCAGAGCGTGCGATACTGAGCCTTGAATCACCAATCATGCGTGTGACGGCGCCGGATACTGTCTATCCGTTCACACAGGCAGAAGGCATATGGCTTCCGAACAAGGATGATATCATCGAACGTGCGAAACAAGTATTGGACTTTTAA
- the ilvN gene encoding acetolactate synthase small subunit, which yields MRRIITATVQNSSGVLNRITGMLSKRAFNIESITVGTTEIEGISKMTFVVEIPDANKIEQLTKQLNKQIDVLKVNDITEKAIVQRELALIKVGSTSASRAEIQGVIEPFRARVLDVSRDSLVIEVTGKPDKIEALIDLLHPYGIKDMTRTGVTAFPRGKQPRQVQEFTLSV from the coding sequence ATGCGAAGAATAATTACAGCCACCGTCCAGAACTCGAGTGGCGTGCTGAACAGGATTACCGGCATGCTGTCGAAGCGGGCTTTCAATATAGAAAGCATCACAGTCGGCACAACCGAAATAGAAGGAATATCCAAGATGACCTTCGTAGTGGAAATACCGGATGCAAACAAGATCGAACAGCTCACAAAGCAGCTGAATAAGCAGATCGATGTATTGAAAGTAAATGACATCACCGAAAAGGCCATTGTCCAAAGGGAACTTGCACTGATCAAGGTGGGCAGTACAAGTGCCTCCCGGGCAGAGATCCAAGGAGTCATCGAACCGTTCAGGGCACGCGTCCTGGATGTATCGAGGGACAGCCTGGTGATAGAAGTGACAGGCAAACCGGATAAGATCGAGGCACTCATCGATCTGCTCCATCCGTACGGCATCAAGGACATGACACGGACAGGGGTGACGGCTTTCCCTCGAGGAAAGCAGCCCAGGCAGGTCCAGGAGTTCACACTAAGCGTATAG
- the ilvB gene encoding biosynthetic-type acetolactate synthase large subunit, protein MKTQTETHTQPVEQKLRTGADLFVQSLVEEKVDTVFGYPGGAVLPIYDALYRADAPFQHILCRHEQGLIHAAEGYARVTGKPGVVIATSGPGATNLITGITDAMMDSLPVVVFTGQVSTAVIGSDAFQEADVIGLTTPITKHNYQVTDIKDLPRITREAFHIATTGRPGPVVVDIPKNIAQEITDKTFDTSFHLPGYQPTVKPNPLQIRRLAEALAKAKKPVLLAGAGVHFADASEELKAFAEKFELPVTTTLLGLGSFPGGHEQALGMAGMHGSYSANMAIYEADLLINIGARFDDRLTGAIQHFAPEAAVAHIDIDPAEIGKNIETKIPVVGDAKEALTALLDIDIECTDHSSWSEETMNNKKEYPFWFERSDDLISPQWLIESVHRETDGHAIVTTDVGQHQMWAAQFYQFNSPHKWVTSGGLGTMGFGLPAAIGAQLGRPEETVVAIVGDGGFQMTMQEMAVVKQHNLPIKVIIVNNEALGMVRQWQEKFYEERYSASLMTENPDFIKLAEGFGVKGIRVSKETDVPSVIKEVFQHDGPVLVDARVQKLDKVFPMVAPGKGNHEMIGVKQCEE, encoded by the coding sequence ATGAAAACACAAACTGAAACGCACACACAACCAGTTGAACAGAAACTGAGGACCGGGGCTGACCTTTTCGTCCAGTCACTTGTTGAAGAGAAGGTGGACACAGTATTCGGCTATCCTGGTGGGGCAGTGCTGCCGATCTATGATGCACTATATCGGGCGGATGCTCCGTTTCAGCATATTCTATGCAGGCACGAACAGGGCCTCATCCATGCTGCTGAAGGCTACGCAAGGGTAACAGGCAAACCTGGTGTCGTCATTGCCACTTCAGGACCGGGGGCAACCAACCTGATTACAGGCATCACGGACGCAATGATGGATTCACTGCCGGTCGTCGTATTCACCGGACAGGTGTCAACTGCAGTCATCGGCTCCGATGCTTTCCAGGAAGCGGATGTAATCGGCCTGACAACTCCGATAACGAAGCATAATTATCAGGTGACGGATATCAAGGACCTGCCGCGGATAACCAGAGAAGCGTTCCACATCGCTACGACAGGCCGGCCGGGACCGGTTGTCGTCGATATTCCGAAGAACATCGCCCAGGAGATCACGGACAAGACATTCGATACTTCATTCCATCTTCCGGGATACCAGCCGACGGTCAAGCCGAATCCGCTGCAGATCAGAAGACTCGCCGAAGCGCTTGCGAAAGCGAAGAAACCGGTACTTCTTGCCGGTGCAGGTGTCCATTTTGCAGATGCTTCTGAGGAACTCAAGGCTTTCGCCGAAAAGTTCGAACTGCCGGTCACGACGACACTGCTCGGACTTGGCAGCTTCCCGGGAGGGCACGAACAGGCGCTCGGCATGGCCGGAATGCACGGCTCCTACAGTGCGAACATGGCCATCTATGAAGCCGACCTGCTGATCAACATCGGTGCAAGGTTTGATGACCGGCTGACAGGTGCCATACAGCACTTTGCACCGGAAGCGGCAGTCGCACATATCGATATAGATCCTGCTGAAATCGGCAAGAACATCGAGACGAAGATCCCGGTAGTCGGTGATGCCAAGGAAGCATTGACGGCATTGCTCGATATCGATATCGAATGCACAGACCATTCCAGCTGGAGTGAGGAAACGATGAACAATAAGAAGGAGTACCCATTCTGGTTCGAACGGTCCGATGATCTGATTTCACCCCAATGGCTGATCGAATCGGTCCACCGCGAAACGGACGGGCATGCGATCGTCACAACGGATGTCGGTCAGCACCAGATGTGGGCGGCACAGTTCTACCAGTTCAATTCGCCGCACAAATGGGTGACGTCCGGCGGGCTCGGCACGATGGGCTTCGGCCTTCCGGCGGCAATCGGCGCACAGCTTGGCCGCCCGGAAGAGACGGTGGTAGCCATTGTCGGAGATGGCGGCTTCCAGATGACCATGCAGGAGATGGCGGTCGTCAAGCAGCATAACCTGCCGATCAAGGTCATCATCGTCAACAATGAAGCACTTGGCATGGTGAGGCAGTGGCAGGAGAAGTTTTATGAGGAACGCTACTCCGCTTCACTGATGACCGAGAATCCGGATTTCATCAAACTTGCTGAAGGCTTCGGGGTCAAGGGCATCCGGGTTTCAAAGGAAACCGATGTACCGTCCGTCATCAAGGAGGTCTTCCAGCATGACGGCCCGGTGCTTGTGGATGCCAGAGTGCAGAAGCTCGACAAAGTATTCCCGATGGTCGCTCCGGGCAAGGGAAACCATGAAATGATAGGGGTGAAACAATGCGAAGAATAA
- the ilvD gene encoding dihydroxy-acid dehydratase, protein MSTEGKTKKDLRIKSKVYTESDVKAPNRAMLRAVGLTDESFTKPQIGIASTWAEVTPCNLHLNDLAKEAKAGAAEAGGVPLQFNTITVSDGISMGTQGMRYSLPSRDLIADSIETVVGAENLDGLVAIGACDKNIPGCAIAIANAEVPAVFVYGGTIAPGQHRGRDIDLVSVFEGVGKLNAGEIDEKELNQIECNACPGAGACGGMYTANTMASAMEALGLSLPGSASNPAESQAKAEDVKAAGEAVYKLLEEGIYPKDIMTEKAFENAITVVMALGGSTNAILHLLAIAHAAEVDLTIDDFNRIQEKVPHLADLKPSGRYVMQDLYKAGGVQGVMKMLHREGYLHGDCITVTGKTVAENLEEVEDLVDGQDVIMPFDNPKRADGPLIVLKGNLSPTGAVAKVSGVKVARHEGPARVFDNEKEASDAVLANEINEGDVLVIRYVGPKGGPGMPEMLSISSLLVGKGLGEKVALLTDGRFSGGTHGLVVGHISPEAQSGGPIAFLKEGDMVTIDSTKKEISCDVSEEEMDRRRGEWEAPPLYKKGVLGKYAHNVTCSSEGAVTDYLTK, encoded by the coding sequence ATGTCAACAGAAGGAAAGACTAAAAAGGATCTTCGCATCAAAAGCAAAGTGTATACGGAAAGTGACGTAAAGGCACCGAACAGGGCAATGCTCCGTGCTGTCGGACTGACAGATGAAAGCTTCACAAAGCCGCAGATCGGCATCGCCAGCACATGGGCCGAGGTGACACCATGCAACCTCCATCTGAACGACCTCGCAAAAGAGGCGAAGGCGGGCGCGGCAGAAGCGGGCGGCGTGCCGCTCCAGTTCAACACGATCACCGTGTCAGATGGGATTTCCATGGGGACGCAGGGCATGCGCTATTCCCTGCCATCACGCGACCTGATCGCCGACTCCATCGAAACGGTCGTAGGGGCCGAGAATCTGGATGGACTTGTGGCCATCGGTGCATGCGACAAGAACATCCCGGGCTGTGCGATTGCGATCGCCAATGCGGAAGTGCCGGCGGTATTCGTCTATGGTGGCACAATTGCACCGGGCCAGCATAGAGGCCGCGACATCGACCTGGTCAGCGTTTTTGAAGGCGTCGGCAAGCTGAACGCTGGTGAAATCGATGAAAAGGAACTGAACCAGATCGAATGCAATGCATGCCCAGGAGCTGGAGCATGTGGCGGAATGTATACTGCCAACACCATGGCATCGGCAATGGAGGCGCTCGGTCTGAGCCTGCCCGGCAGTGCATCAAATCCGGCCGAATCACAGGCGAAAGCTGAAGATGTCAAAGCTGCGGGTGAAGCGGTCTACAAGCTGCTCGAGGAAGGCATCTATCCGAAGGACATCATGACCGAGAAGGCATTTGAGAATGCCATCACAGTCGTCATGGCACTGGGCGGATCGACGAATGCGATTCTGCACCTCCTCGCCATCGCGCATGCGGCGGAAGTGGATCTGACAATCGACGATTTCAACCGCATCCAGGAGAAGGTGCCGCACCTGGCAGACCTGAAACCGAGCGGCCGCTATGTCATGCAGGACCTCTACAAGGCTGGCGGCGTGCAGGGCGTCATGAAGATGCTGCATAGGGAAGGTTATCTCCATGGGGACTGCATCACGGTGACCGGCAAGACAGTGGCTGAAAATCTTGAAGAAGTGGAGGATCTTGTGGATGGTCAGGATGTCATCATGCCGTTCGACAATCCCAAACGTGCCGATGGCCCGCTCATCGTCCTGAAAGGAAACCTGTCACCGACAGGTGCAGTGGCGAAGGTCTCCGGTGTGAAAGTTGCCCGTCATGAAGGCCCGGCCAGGGTGTTCGACAATGAGAAGGAGGCGTCCGATGCCGTATTGGCCAATGAAATCAATGAAGGGGACGTCCTCGTAATCCGCTATGTCGGACCGAAGGGCGGGCCGGGCATGCCGGAGATGCTCTCCATTTCCAGCCTCCTCGTCGGCAAAGGTCTCGGCGAGAAGGTCGCACTGCTCACAGACGGCCGCTTCTCCGGAGGCACGCACGGGCTCGTCGTCGGCCACATTTCACCTGAAGCGCAAAGTGGGGGACCGATCGCTTTCCTCAAGGAAGGGGATATGGTGACGATCGACTCCACGAAGAAGGAGATATCCTGTGATGTATCCGAAGAAGAGATGGACAGGCGCCGTGGCGAGTGGGAAGCGCCGCCCCTCTACAAAAAAGGTGTGCTCGGCAAATATGCGCACAATGTAACCTGTTCCTCAGAAGGTGCAGTGACGGATTACCTCACCAAATAG
- a CDS encoding UPF0223 family protein: MEEYSYPIDVDWTTDEIIDVVAFFEAIEKAYDEGIVASELKGKYHNFKTVVPGKAEEKTIFREFKSNSGLESYPAVKLLKDADDNDVIRI, translated from the coding sequence ATGGAAGAATACAGCTATCCGATAGATGTCGACTGGACAACAGATGAAATCATCGATGTCGTCGCATTCTTCGAGGCCATTGAAAAAGCTTACGACGAGGGCATCGTCGCGTCGGAACTGAAAGGGAAGTACCACAATTTCAAGACGGTTGTTCCCGGAAAGGCCGAGGAGAAGACCATTTTCAGGGAATTCAAATCAAACAGTGGCCTCGAGTCCTACCCGGCGGTCAAACTGCTCAAGGATGCCGATGATAACGATGTCATCAGAATATAG
- a CDS encoding dihydrolipoamide acetyltransferase family protein, protein MAFEFKLPDIGEGIHEGEIVKWFIGEGDEIKEDDVLAEVQNDKAVVEIPSPVDGTIKKLHVEEGTVTTVGETIVTIDDGSEDSGEEEPAKEDKEEKKEESSEQKEEKEAEDETEEKPKEEASEEEEDSKDSGKGKSDERIIAMPSVRKFARDNDVDINEVSGSGKNGRVLKEDIEAFMNGEQTSTDSEEEAEASEEQDEGKQEKQVAPEGDFPETREKMSGMRKAIAKAMVNSKQTSPHVTHLDEVEVQALWDHRKKFKGVAEEQGIKLTFLPYVVKALVSMLKKYPEFNTSIDNETFEVIQKHYYNVGIAADTERGLVVPVVKHADKKSMFEISDEINNLAVKARDGKLSGEEMKGGSMTISNLGSAGGQWFTPVINQPEVAILGIGRIEQKAIVRDGEIVAAPVLALSLSYDHRQIDGMTAQNALNHVKRLLNNPELLLMEG, encoded by the coding sequence GTGGCATTTGAATTCAAACTGCCGGATATCGGTGAAGGTATCCATGAAGGTGAAATCGTCAAGTGGTTCATAGGTGAAGGCGATGAAATCAAAGAGGACGACGTACTTGCAGAAGTGCAGAATGACAAGGCGGTTGTTGAAATCCCATCCCCAGTGGATGGTACGATCAAGAAACTGCATGTTGAAGAAGGTACAGTGACAACTGTAGGGGAGACGATCGTTACGATCGACGATGGCTCCGAAGATTCCGGTGAAGAAGAACCGGCAAAAGAGGACAAGGAAGAGAAGAAAGAAGAATCTTCCGAGCAGAAGGAAGAAAAAGAAGCAGAAGATGAAACGGAAGAAAAGCCAAAAGAGGAAGCTTCCGAAGAGGAAGAGGACTCCAAGGATTCCGGCAAGGGCAAATCAGATGAACGTATCATCGCGATGCCATCTGTACGCAAGTTTGCACGCGATAATGATGTCGACATCAACGAAGTATCCGGCAGTGGCAAGAACGGCCGTGTGCTTAAAGAAGATATCGAAGCATTCATGAACGGTGAACAGACTTCCACGGATTCTGAAGAGGAAGCGGAAGCATCCGAAGAGCAGGATGAAGGCAAGCAGGAGAAACAGGTTGCACCTGAAGGCGACTTCCCTGAAACACGCGAAAAGATGAGCGGCATGAGAAAAGCGATTGCGAAGGCAATGGTGAACTCCAAGCAGACATCCCCTCACGTGACGCATCTTGATGAAGTCGAAGTTCAGGCCCTATGGGACCACAGGAAGAAATTCAAGGGTGTTGCAGAAGAGCAGGGCATTAAGCTCACATTCCTCCCTTACGTTGTGAAGGCCCTTGTGTCAATGCTCAAGAAATATCCTGAGTTCAACACATCAATCGATAATGAAACATTTGAAGTTATCCAGAAACATTATTATAATGTGGGTATTGCTGCGGATACAGAACGCGGACTTGTCGTGCCTGTCGTGAAGCATGCCGACAAGAAATCCATGTTTGAAATCTCCGATGAAATCAACAATCTTGCTGTAAAAGCACGTGATGGCAAGCTGTCAGGCGAAGAGATGAAAGGCGGATCCATGACGATTTCAAATCTTGGTTCTGCAGGTGGACAATGGTTCACTCCTGTCATCAACCAGCCGGAAGTTGCGATTCTCGGCATCGGCCGTATCGAACAGAAGGCCATTGTCAGAGATGGGGAAATCGTTGCAGCACCTGTGCTTGCCCTGTCACTCAGCTATGACCACAGACAGATTGATGGAATGACAGCACAGAACGCCCTGAACCATGTTAAACGTTTGCTTAACAATCCAGAATTACTATTAATGGAGGGATAA
- a CDS encoding bile acid:sodium symporter family protein translates to MNGLARLSQFIGSTFGIWVIIFAILSFVLPGGFTWIAPYINLLLGIIMFGMGLTLRLTDFKRVLKAPKLVFIVVLSQYTIMPLLALGLVVLFQLPPEIAVGVILVGCTPGGTSSNVMTFLAKGNTALSVTATAVSTVLAPVLTPALTLLLASAWLPVSFMDLFISIIQIVLVPIALGLAVRMLLGDRVEKGISILPLISVVGIVGVVAAVVSNNTEAIMQSGLLIFGVVILHNVLGYLVGFGLAKVLRFDLADQKAVSIEVGMQNSGLAAALSAAHFSPLSAVPAALFSVWHNISGSMVATWMSKYREDETGAESVKNEEVHV, encoded by the coding sequence ATGAATGGTTTGGCAAGACTGAGTCAATTCATAGGGAGTACGTTTGGCATCTGGGTCATCATTTTTGCGATCCTGTCATTTGTTCTGCCAGGAGGATTTACATGGATAGCACCATACATAAACCTGCTGCTCGGCATCATCATGTTCGGCATGGGTCTGACACTCAGGCTTACGGACTTCAAAAGGGTGCTGAAAGCACCGAAACTGGTCTTCATCGTCGTACTGTCACAGTACACGATCATGCCACTGTTGGCACTCGGGCTGGTCGTACTCTTCCAGTTGCCGCCTGAAATTGCGGTCGGTGTCATCCTGGTCGGGTGTACACCTGGAGGAACGTCATCGAATGTCATGACTTTCCTGGCAAAAGGGAATACGGCACTGTCGGTGACAGCAACTGCGGTATCTACGGTCCTTGCACCGGTCCTGACACCTGCGCTTACACTGCTGCTCGCAAGTGCGTGGCTTCCGGTGTCATTCATGGATCTCTTTATCTCGATCATCCAGATTGTACTGGTTCCGATTGCACTCGGCCTGGCGGTGAGGATGCTGCTCGGCGATCGTGTTGAAAAGGGCATTTCCATTCTGCCGCTCATCTCCGTGGTCGGCATCGTCGGTGTCGTCGCAGCGGTCGTATCGAACAATACGGAGGCAATCATGCAGTCCGGACTCCTGATCTTCGGCGTGGTCATACTGCACAATGTGCTTGGCTACCTCGTGGGATTCGGCCTGGCCAAAGTGCTGCGTTTCGATCTTGCCGACCAGAAGGCGGTATCGATTGAAGTCGGCATGCAGAATTCAGGGCTCGCAGCGGCATTGTCCGCAGCACACTTCTCACCGCTCTCCGCCGTGCCGGCTGCATTGTTCAGCGTATGGCACAATATTTCCGGCTCCATGGTCGCAACGTGGATGAGCAAATATCGTGAAGATGAGACAGGAGCAGAATCAGTCAAAAATGAAGAAGTACATGTATAA
- the lpdA gene encoding dihydrolipoyl dehydrogenase — MVVGDFPIETDTIVVGAGPGGYVAAIRAAQLGQKVTIVEKDVLGGVCLNVGCIPSKAMISSSHRFHQAQDSEDMGVITEGVKLDFSKVQSFKESVVKKLTGGVESLLKGNKVEIVKGEAYFVDENKMKVMDEKQSQTYEFKNAIIATGSRPIEIPGFKFGERVLDSTGALALEEKPEKLVVIGGGYIGSELGTAYANFGTEVTILEGAKDILGGFEKQMTQLVKKKLKKKGVTIETEAMAKEAEETEDGVKVTYEVKGETKEIEADYVLVTVGRRPNTDELGLEEIGVKMTDKGIVEVDKQSRTSVKNIFAIGDIVPGLPLAHKASYEGKVAAEAIAGEKSEVDYLGMPAVCFTEPELATVGYNEADAKEAGFEVKTGKFPFAANGRALGLNETDGFVKLVSRKEDGLLLGAQVAGTGASDIIAELGLAVETGMTAEDIALTIHAHPTLGEIPMEAADVVLGKPIHTM; from the coding sequence ATGGTAGTTGGAGATTTTCCTATTGAAACCGATACAATTGTAGTTGGCGCCGGCCCAGGAGGCTATGTTGCAGCAATCCGTGCAGCACAGCTCGGCCAGAAAGTGACGATCGTAGAGAAGGATGTTCTTGGCGGTGTATGTCTGAATGTCGGATGTATTCCTTCCAAGGCCATGATCTCTTCTTCCCACCGTTTCCACCAGGCCCAGGACTCTGAAGACATGGGGGTCATCACCGAAGGTGTCAAACTTGATTTTTCAAAAGTGCAATCCTTCAAGGAGAGCGTAGTCAAAAAGCTCACTGGCGGTGTGGAAAGCCTGCTCAAAGGAAACAAGGTTGAAATCGTCAAAGGCGAAGCGTACTTCGTTGACGAGAACAAAATGAAAGTCATGGATGAGAAGCAGTCCCAGACTTATGAATTCAAAAATGCAATCATCGCTACAGGTTCCCGTCCGATCGAGATTCCTGGCTTCAAATTCGGTGAACGTGTTCTGGATTCCACAGGTGCACTTGCACTTGAAGAAAAGCCGGAAAAACTCGTCGTCATCGGTGGCGGCTACATCGGTTCCGAGCTGGGTACAGCCTATGCAAACTTCGGCACTGAAGTAACGATTCTTGAAGGCGCGAAAGATATTCTTGGCGGATTCGAAAAACAGATGACGCAGCTTGTCAAAAAGAAACTCAAGAAAAAAGGCGTGACCATCGAAACAGAGGCGATGGCCAAAGAAGCCGAAGAGACGGAAGACGGCGTCAAGGTGACTTATGAAGTCAAAGGCGAAACGAAAGAGATCGAAGCGGACTATGTGCTCGTCACAGTCGGCCGCCGCCCGAATACGGACGAACTTGGTCTCGAAGAAATCGGCGTAAAAATGACGGACAAAGGCATTGTCGAAGTCGACAAGCAGTCCAGGACTTCCGTGAAGAACATCTTTGCAATCGGCGACATCGTCCCAGGTCTTCCACTTGCCCACAAAGCAAGCTACGAAGGCAAAGTGGCGGCAGAAGCGATTGCCGGAGAAAAATCCGAAGTCGACTACCTCGGCATGCCGGCTGTCTGCTTCACCGAGCCTGAACTTGCAACTGTAGGCTACAACGAGGCGGATGCCAAAGAAGCTGGATTCGAAGTGAAGACTGGCAAATTCCCATTCGCGGCGAACGGCCGTGCACTGGGTCTCAATGAAACCGACGGTTTCGTCAAACTGGTTTCACGCAAAGAAGACGGCTTGCTTCTTGGTGCCCAGGTGGCAGGTACAGGTGCTTCCGACATCATCGCTGAACTCGGTCTTGCAGTAGAGACCGGCATGACGGCGGAGGACATCGCCCTCACAATCCATGCCCACCCGACACTTGGAGAGATTCCAATGGAAGCGGCAGACGTTGTGCTCGGCAAACCGATCCACACTATGTAA